The Leptospira terpstrae serovar Hualin str. LT 11-33 = ATCC 700639 genome includes a region encoding these proteins:
- a CDS encoding thiolase family protein, whose amino-acid sequence MKVTQKIVLAAPARTPFAQIGKALSQYSGHHLGKIVGEEVMKRSGLKPTDIDGVIVGEGFSNAPNSARVIANLLGLPMEIPCLTVANNCVSGLEAVAEATRRIMLGEGKVFLVIGEESQTSMPFVVKNARLNKKTNSLDSLVKLLPNDLPEGVELRDTLEDGLGDGETSFGMQVTAEILAQNYALPRETQDKVAYESFKRAFDATQEGRYKPYIMEVKDDEGNMLQADEAVLLREGLVKNPTRMGRAMLLFDNPQMKFDQFKDKYSKYLKKSHGPTLSIFNASPRSDGAAGIIVASEDAAKKLGLVAKAYVNGFNMRGVDPNLMGLGQAEATVALLGETGDKIENIDIIEIHEAFAATAVAALEEIKTRTGLDWEKKFDEKKINPNGGSISIGHPFGATGVRLLHNAIMDFDENKDVKKVLVTACAHGGIAGSMIVERA is encoded by the coding sequence ATGAAAGTAACACAAAAGATAGTACTCGCAGCACCTGCACGAACTCCTTTTGCTCAAATTGGCAAGGCGCTCTCACAGTACTCAGGCCACCACCTAGGAAAAATCGTAGGTGAAGAAGTAATGAAACGCAGTGGTTTGAAACCTACTGATATTGATGGTGTGATCGTTGGAGAAGGTTTTTCTAACGCACCGAACTCTGCACGTGTGATTGCAAACTTACTTGGACTTCCCATGGAAATTCCTTGTCTTACTGTTGCGAACAACTGTGTATCCGGTTTGGAAGCAGTTGCAGAAGCAACTCGCCGAATTATGTTAGGTGAAGGAAAAGTATTTCTCGTGATTGGGGAAGAATCGCAAACTTCTATGCCATTCGTAGTAAAAAACGCACGCCTTAACAAAAAAACAAACAGCTTAGATTCACTTGTAAAACTTCTTCCAAACGACCTTCCTGAAGGTGTGGAACTTCGTGATACATTGGAAGACGGACTTGGTGACGGCGAAACTTCTTTTGGTATGCAAGTAACAGCAGAAATCCTCGCACAAAACTATGCACTTCCACGCGAAACTCAAGACAAAGTAGCTTACGAATCTTTCAAACGTGCCTTTGATGCTACGCAAGAAGGTCGTTACAAACCATACATTATGGAAGTGAAAGACGATGAAGGAAACATGTTGCAAGCTGACGAAGCAGTTCTTCTTCGTGAAGGTCTTGTAAAAAACCCTACTCGTATGGGTCGCGCGATGTTACTCTTTGACAACCCTCAAATGAAATTTGACCAATTCAAAGATAAATACAGCAAATACTTAAAGAAATCACACGGACCTACTCTTTCTATCTTCAATGCAAGTCCACGTTCTGATGGAGCGGCTGGTATCATTGTAGCTTCTGAAGATGCAGCGAAAAAATTAGGTTTAGTAGCAAAAGCTTATGTAAACGGTTTTAACATGCGCGGTGTGGATCCAAACCTTATGGGTCTTGGCCAAGCAGAAGCAACAGTTGCACTTCTCGGAGAAACTGGTGATAAAATCGAAAACATCGACATCATCGAAATTCACGAAGCATTTGCTGCCACAGCTGTTGCAGCTCTTGAAGAAATCAAAACTAGAACTGGTCTTGACTGGGAAAAGAAATTTGATGAGAAAAAAATCAACCCGAATGGTGGATCTATTTCCATTGGACACCCGTTTGGTGCTACCGGTGTGAGACTCCTTCACAACGCAATCATGGACTTTGATGAAAACAAAGACGTGAAAAAAGTGCTCGTGACTGCATGTGCACACGGTGGGATCGCAGGATCAATGATCGTAGAAAGAGCGTAA
- a CDS encoding glutathione S-transferase N-terminal domain-containing protein, which yields MSSTLYTFPISHFSEKARWALDLANYPYQLNPMVPGQHIQILKPLVNDLYVPVLETETEVVQGSGHILDLVEEKAFGHKASPEEKQMEEKVDSQIGKSLQTLLYHFILDYPDIVGKLFLLKPISLSDTVGPPEHFDLIALSLKRRYKITPKNLEVVKQSLDECSKELKEIYNSRKFFNGNSFGRVDLTVASLMGMLAEPKESPAYPWFSSVQMPESFLTWRKELGLELLFDRIGEFYKEFRTQSK from the coding sequence ATGAGTTCAACCTTATACACATTCCCCATCTCACATTTTTCTGAAAAAGCTAGATGGGCACTCGATCTTGCAAACTATCCCTACCAACTTAACCCAATGGTTCCCGGACAACATATCCAAATATTAAAACCACTAGTAAATGATTTATATGTACCAGTTTTAGAGACAGAGACAGAAGTCGTCCAAGGTTCAGGGCATATTCTAGATTTAGTCGAAGAAAAAGCATTTGGTCACAAAGCATCTCCGGAAGAAAAACAAATGGAAGAGAAAGTAGATAGCCAAATTGGAAAAAGTCTACAAACTCTTTTATATCACTTTATCCTAGATTATCCAGATATCGTAGGGAAATTGTTTTTATTAAAACCAATTTCCCTTAGTGATACGGTAGGACCTCCAGAACATTTTGATTTGATTGCCTTATCTCTCAAAAGAAGATACAAAATCACTCCCAAAAATCTAGAAGTCGTAAAACAATCATTAGATGAATGTTCCAAAGAATTAAAGGAAATTTACAATAGCCGTAAATTTTTTAATGGGAATTCCTTTGGACGAGTGGATTTGACTGTGGCAAGTCTTATGGGAATGCTTGCAGAACCAAAAGAATCGCCCGCCTATCCTTGGTTTTCCTCAGTACAAATGCCTGAATCCTTTCTTACCTGGCGTAAAGAGTTAGGATTGGAATTGTTATTCGATAGAATCGGAGAATTTTATAAAGAATTCCGAACCCAATCCAAATAA
- a CDS encoding SH3 domain-containing protein — translation MSGYKTLLYILLFIFVFPIFAENHWDDYIHEKIVGSTYRIFGDNVNLRETDNIKSKVKKKLSIGTSVTILTKTNQILEQDSVKEYWYQVQSENESGYIWGGLIADYSFPLEGYAILCRNLGVKQSKIELKLIQGDKLLSQSKWEVGPVSNESWNHKIYPASQFSPNPKFLFGLTYLVFSEIEYGYTNEQLITISPDTKLVSHFSWNPGSCDPPSCAESWLVFPNETLPEDTKTKRKITKGKPNTIQELTHSFDIEDSSSHEYYKSEYKWNGTKFQKKENQLNQ, via the coding sequence ATGTCGGGTTACAAAACTTTACTCTACATTCTACTTTTCATCTTTGTTTTTCCCATCTTCGCAGAAAATCATTGGGACGATTATATTCATGAAAAAATAGTTGGCTCCACCTATCGCATCTTTGGTGACAATGTCAATTTACGAGAGACGGATAATATAAAATCTAAAGTCAAAAAGAAACTCTCAATAGGAACATCAGTCACCATTCTTACAAAAACGAACCAAATTTTGGAACAAGATTCAGTGAAAGAATATTGGTATCAGGTTCAATCAGAGAATGAATCCGGATACATCTGGGGAGGACTAATTGCTGACTATTCCTTCCCTTTGGAAGGATATGCGATCTTATGCAGAAATTTGGGTGTCAAACAAAGTAAAATTGAATTAAAACTGATCCAAGGTGACAAACTTCTCTCCCAATCAAAATGGGAAGTAGGTCCTGTTAGCAATGAAAGTTGGAATCATAAAATCTACCCTGCTTCACAATTTTCACCCAACCCCAAATTTCTTTTTGGATTAACTTATCTTGTTTTTTCAGAAATTGAGTATGGATATACAAACGAACAATTGATTACTATTTCACCTGATACAAAACTAGTTTCACATTTTTCATGGAACCCTGGATCTTGTGATCCTCCCTCTTGCGCTGAGTCTTGGTTAGTGTTTCCCAATGAAACCTTACCAGAAGATACAAAAACCAAAAGAAAAATTACCAAAGGAAAACCAAATACAATCCAGGAACTAACCCATAGTTTCGACATTGAAGACTCAAGTTCTCACGAATACTACAAATCTGAATACAAATGGAATGGAACCAAGTTCCAAAAAAAGGAAAACCAATTAAATCAATGA
- a CDS encoding helix-turn-helix domain-containing protein — protein sequence MAWKETNVFEERMKFVVAWKRGGWSLTDLCHEFNISRVTGYKYLKQYKLYGIDGLKDKSRRPKYHPHQTRKKIIELILQERKDHPRWGARKLLASLSARFHMIRKWPHPSTVGRILKQNNLIKPPKRRIRKQSIEQPFSHALGPND from the coding sequence ATGGCTTGGAAGGAGACAAACGTGTTTGAAGAAAGAATGAAATTTGTTGTCGCTTGGAAACGTGGTGGGTGGTCTCTCACTGACCTTTGTCATGAATTCAATATCAGTAGAGTGACGGGGTATAAATATTTAAAGCAATACAAACTATATGGGATCGATGGGTTAAAAGACAAAAGCCGAAGACCGAAATACCATCCACACCAAACTCGAAAGAAAATCATTGAACTAATTTTACAAGAGAGAAAAGACCATCCCAGGTGGGGAGCAAGAAAACTCCTAGCATCACTCTCAGCTCGGTTTCATATGATTAGAAAATGGCCACATCCAAGTACTGTAGGTCGTATTCTCAAACAAAACAACCTTATCAAACCTCCCAAAAGAAGGATCCGTAAACAATCCATCGAACAACCATTCTCGCATGCACTCGGACCCAATGATAT
- a CDS encoding PP2C family protein-serine/threonine phosphatase, with product MLYVWFHPKAKLRLELHKQFELLVWIILVYISGSIAFSDEWPLLFLPIPFVIVTSIRFRQFGATLATVVLAFTAVTLTIEGKGVFARRDASGLSINDSLIFLDAFLFCISGIAYFLVTATRERERAQLASLKSLQFLNELKEKANEELEQKVLERTAVIEEQRAEIEKQLDMAKRIQESLFPQKEVSPEGVEILFKNIPMMKVGGDLYDIVWKPEKLELGVFICDVSGHGIPAALLSALVKTSLDKWKEDPSDLKENLESIRNQIIPNLREHFVTASLLLLHTDTGALTFARAGHFPLFIIRKSGALVSLKPMGRIITPIFPILAEEEKFQLETGDLIVMLTDGLTEARAPESFQMFGEERLLHLIRDMRNLPLKEIRDQVFQSVIQLSGGIAAIQDDLTFGLIRYTGV from the coding sequence TTGCTTTATGTTTGGTTCCATCCCAAAGCAAAACTAAGGTTAGAACTTCATAAACAATTTGAACTTCTAGTTTGGATCATATTAGTCTATATTTCGGGATCCATTGCATTTAGCGACGAGTGGCCCTTACTTTTTTTACCCATTCCCTTTGTGATTGTCACAAGCATTCGATTTCGACAATTTGGTGCCACTCTGGCCACAGTAGTCCTCGCCTTTACCGCTGTTACGCTGACCATTGAAGGAAAAGGTGTTTTTGCAAGACGTGATGCGAGTGGACTTTCTATCAATGATTCTCTTATCTTCTTAGATGCCTTTTTATTTTGTATCAGTGGAATTGCTTACTTTTTAGTGACTGCGACTAGAGAAAGAGAAAGAGCACAACTTGCCTCTTTAAAATCCTTACAGTTCTTAAATGAACTCAAAGAAAAAGCCAATGAAGAATTAGAACAAAAGGTTTTGGAAAGAACTGCAGTCATCGAAGAACAAAGAGCGGAAATCGAAAAACAATTGGATATGGCCAAACGAATCCAAGAGTCTCTTTTTCCTCAAAAGGAAGTTTCTCCCGAAGGTGTAGAAATTCTATTTAAAAACATACCTATGATGAAAGTAGGTGGTGATTTGTATGACATAGTTTGGAAACCCGAAAAACTCGAGTTAGGTGTCTTTATTTGTGATGTTTCAGGTCATGGAATTCCCGCGGCCCTTCTCAGTGCCCTGGTCAAAACCTCCCTTGACAAATGGAAAGAAGACCCTTCCGACTTAAAAGAAAATTTAGAATCCATTCGGAACCAAATCATTCCGAACCTTCGCGAACATTTTGTGACTGCCAGTTTACTCCTTCTGCATACTGATACGGGAGCACTTACTTTTGCAAGGGCTGGACATTTCCCACTCTTTATCATACGCAAGTCAGGTGCCCTTGTCAGTTTAAAACCTATGGGAAGGATCATCACACCGATTTTTCCCATCCTTGCAGAAGAAGAAAAATTCCAATTGGAAACAGGCGATTTGATTGTGATGTTAACCGATGGGTTAACCGAAGCGAGGGCTCCCGAATCTTTTCAAATGTTTGGAGAAGAACGGCTTTTGCATTTAATTCGGGACATGAGAAACCTTCCTTTAAAAGAAATTCGTGACCAAGTCTTTCAATCTGTCATCCAACTATCAGGAGGAATTGCTGCCATCCAGGATGATTTGACCTTTGGTCTCATTCGTTATACGGGTGTTTGA
- the ilvC gene encoding ketol-acid reductoisomerase, whose amino-acid sequence MANIYYDDSCDLNLLKGKTIAVIGYGSQGHAQAQNMKDSGLKVIIGLRDGSKSVKEAKEAGFEVFSVAEAAKKADIIQILAPDTIQADMYKADIEPNLSEGKALVFSHGFNIHYDLITPPKNVDVYMVAPKGPGHLVRRVYTEGGGVPCLIAIYQDATGQAKARALAHASGVGGGRAGILETSFREETETDLFGEQAVLCGGVANLIMSGFETLTEAGYDPEIAYFECLHEVKLITDLIYEGGLARMRYSISDTAEYGDYISGPRIIDAGVKARMKDVLTDIQKDKGAAFAKRWMADTKAGYPEYKKLKEKNAAHPIEDVGRKLRSMMKWLAK is encoded by the coding sequence ATGGCAAATATCTATTACGACGACAGTTGCGATCTAAATCTCCTTAAAGGTAAAACCATTGCAGTGATTGGCTACGGAAGCCAAGGTCACGCCCAAGCTCAAAACATGAAAGATTCTGGTTTGAAAGTCATCATTGGACTTCGCGACGGATCCAAATCAGTAAAAGAAGCAAAAGAAGCTGGTTTTGAAGTTTTCAGTGTTGCGGAAGCCGCAAAAAAAGCAGACATCATTCAGATCCTTGCACCTGATACTATCCAAGCTGACATGTATAAGGCGGACATTGAACCGAACCTTAGTGAAGGAAAGGCCCTTGTTTTCTCTCATGGATTTAACATCCATTATGATCTCATCACTCCTCCAAAAAACGTAGACGTATATATGGTAGCTCCCAAAGGTCCAGGACATTTGGTTCGCCGTGTTTATACGGAAGGTGGTGGAGTTCCTTGCCTTATCGCGATCTACCAAGATGCGACTGGCCAAGCAAAAGCTCGTGCCCTTGCTCACGCAAGTGGAGTGGGTGGAGGAAGAGCTGGAATTTTAGAAACATCTTTCCGTGAAGAAACAGAAACTGACCTCTTCGGAGAACAAGCGGTTCTTTGTGGTGGTGTTGCCAACCTCATTATGAGTGGATTTGAAACTTTAACAGAAGCTGGATACGATCCAGAGATTGCTTATTTTGAATGTTTGCATGAAGTAAAACTCATTACTGATTTGATTTACGAAGGTGGACTTGCTCGTATGCGTTATTCCATTTCTGATACTGCAGAGTATGGAGATTATATCAGCGGACCACGAATCATTGATGCAGGAGTAAAGGCTCGTATGAAGGATGTTCTCACTGATATCCAAAAAGATAAAGGGGCAGCGTTCGCTAAACGTTGGATGGCTGATACAAAAGCTGGATACCCTGAATACAAAAAACTCAAAGAAAAAAATGCAGCCCACCCCATCGAGGATGTAGGTAGAAAACTACGTTCTATGATGAAGTGGCTTGCGAAGTAA
- a CDS encoding M23 family metallopeptidase, whose protein sequence is MRFGFFILFLVCPFGFLIAKEHSEFCSMDRLCVIYVQDKTGVDIYFQNKIAIDETYTTVSVNATSKNMKSSVKLPLVTVIKGPKRKKMFRLNVIKPKKRWVYQIKYKWILGNHSVSHDPKVVYELPFEKDKKVRIYQGYKGVKSHQGDNRYSIDFGLKEGDLVTASRDGIVIDTEQKNNEGGFEMKYIHSANYVKILHDDGTIGQYAHLRYMGVLVKRGQRVTAGTPVGYAGSTGFSDGPHLHFEVYKPTSYLRKKTIPTMFRTESSDAEIIAEGQLHWRREANEPAVKLVSDVEEIQICESVQNLERLGCNVTSFPSSSPLYFYIPLLKPSRYKIQISVRKNGTSIMKLYNWETNPEWWDTYLDVPFEDSLESPEGDWTATVSIDGVVQKELQFQLTSTK, encoded by the coding sequence ATGAGATTTGGTTTTTTCATCCTATTTTTAGTTTGTCCTTTTGGATTTTTAATTGCCAAAGAACATTCCGAATTTTGTTCCATGGACAGACTCTGTGTCATTTATGTTCAGGACAAAACAGGAGTCGATATTTACTTTCAGAATAAAATTGCTATCGATGAAACCTACACAACAGTCTCAGTCAATGCAACTTCCAAGAATATGAAAAGCAGTGTAAAACTTCCTTTGGTTACTGTGATAAAAGGCCCCAAACGTAAAAAAATGTTTCGTTTGAATGTAATCAAACCGAAAAAACGATGGGTCTACCAAATCAAATACAAATGGATCCTTGGTAATCATTCTGTATCACATGATCCTAAAGTTGTTTATGAATTGCCCTTTGAAAAAGATAAAAAAGTCCGTATTTATCAAGGTTATAAAGGAGTCAAAAGCCATCAAGGTGACAATCGTTATTCGATCGATTTTGGATTGAAAGAAGGGGATTTGGTAACAGCTTCTAGAGATGGTATTGTAATAGATACAGAACAAAAAAATAATGAGGGTGGATTTGAAATGAAGTACATTCACTCGGCAAATTATGTAAAAATACTTCATGATGACGGAACCATTGGACAATATGCTCACCTCCGTTATATGGGTGTTCTTGTCAAACGTGGCCAAAGGGTAACCGCTGGAACTCCCGTAGGTTATGCCGGAAGCACTGGATTTAGTGATGGTCCTCATTTGCATTTTGAAGTGTACAAACCCACATCTTACTTACGAAAAAAAACAATACCTACTATGTTTCGGACGGAATCCTCTGATGCGGAGATCATTGCCGAAGGACAACTGCACTGGCGCCGGGAGGCAAACGAACCTGCGGTGAAATTGGTATCCGACGTAGAAGAAATCCAAATTTGTGAATCGGTTCAAAATTTGGAAAGATTGGGTTGTAATGTGACTTCTTTTCCAAGCAGTTCCCCACTTTACTTTTATATTCCTCTTTTGAAACCATCTCGATATAAGATACAAATTTCAGTTCGTAAAAATGGAACCTCTATTATGAAATTGTATAATTGGGAGACAAATCCAGAGTGGTGGGATACTTATTTGGATGTTCCTTTTGAGGATTCTTTGGAATCTCCCGAGGGTGATTGGACTGCAACCGTCTCTATTGATGGAGTGGTCCAAAAAGAACTTCAATTTCAATTAACGAGTACCAAGTGA
- a CDS encoding M23 family metallopeptidase translates to MIRFLFIILFFGFSFGLSAETNVTEECNQEWICLIQTKDEDGIELSIRNHNPNPKITNSVLLNATLVNFKTDLVFPYFVVVKGPAPVFITKFLLEDKSKNAFHSFSFRVRPGDWDSIHDDSVSYLLPFGPEIRAKVVQGYNGSVTHFGNFAYSIDFGIPVGTPVHAARKGYVMATEARYSEGGFRRDLLSKANFIIIQHEDGTLGNYAHLMKNGVVVKLGDVVEAGQLIGYSGNTGYTQGPHLHFEVHKPNRQLEVTTIPTVFRTQYSERDTLNEYYLYWHPRSGIDSKTDILVEDIQICKLTAKREKVQCGENSFQLGENFLVSLEFARPGNQRIEVDISIDGKGFEPMKLDWIAQKNLAFEGRYLSIANNPKFVGRWKVRVRVNGEEKKILFFDVKA, encoded by the coding sequence GTGATTAGGTTTTTATTTATTATATTGTTTTTTGGTTTTTCCTTTGGATTGTCTGCGGAAACAAATGTTACTGAAGAATGCAACCAAGAATGGATTTGTCTCATCCAAACTAAGGATGAGGATGGAATTGAGTTATCTATCCGTAACCACAACCCAAATCCTAAAATTACAAATTCAGTTTTACTCAATGCCACTCTTGTTAATTTTAAGACTGATTTAGTATTCCCTTACTTTGTGGTTGTGAAGGGACCGGCTCCTGTTTTTATTACAAAATTTCTTTTGGAAGACAAATCCAAAAATGCATTTCATTCTTTTTCCTTTCGTGTTCGGCCAGGAGATTGGGATAGCATTCATGATGATTCAGTCAGTTACCTCTTACCATTCGGTCCAGAAATTCGAGCTAAGGTTGTACAAGGTTATAATGGATCTGTGACCCATTTTGGTAACTTTGCCTATTCTATTGATTTTGGAATTCCAGTTGGCACTCCCGTACATGCAGCAAGAAAAGGTTATGTAATGGCAACTGAGGCTCGTTATTCGGAAGGTGGATTCCGAAGGGATCTATTATCAAAGGCAAATTTTATCATTATCCAACATGAAGATGGAACCTTGGGAAATTATGCTCACCTAATGAAAAATGGTGTTGTTGTAAAACTAGGGGATGTGGTAGAAGCCGGTCAATTGATCGGATACTCGGGTAATACTGGTTATACGCAAGGTCCGCATTTGCATTTTGAAGTACACAAACCAAATCGTCAATTAGAAGTAACAACAATTCCTACTGTCTTTCGAACTCAATATTCAGAGAGAGACACTCTAAATGAATATTATTTGTATTGGCATCCGCGTTCTGGAATCGACTCAAAGACAGATATACTAGTAGAAGACATTCAAATTTGTAAGTTAACTGCGAAACGAGAAAAGGTACAATGCGGAGAAAACTCTTTCCAATTGGGAGAAAACTTTTTGGTTTCTTTAGAATTTGCGCGGCCTGGAAACCAACGAATTGAGGTGGATATATCCATTGATGGAAAGGGTTTTGAGCCTATGAAACTGGATTGGATTGCTCAAAAGAATTTGGCCTTTGAGGGTAGATACCTTTCGATTGCAAACAATCCCAAATTTGTTGGTCGTTGGAAGGTCCGAGTGCGGGTCAATGGAGAGGAAAAAAAGATTCTTTTTTTTGATGTAAAAGCATAA
- a CDS encoding HD domain-containing protein — protein sequence MKIQEECKSRFESLIANFIDTNSYFANSLWEEIETRYSEPQRTYHNLNHLYQMLGEYDLVSKELKDPEITLFALYYHDLIYDVTSKTNEDESANIAKERLSVLKIENERIKTCMEHILATKSHRLGDRCHPDTSYFLDIDISILGSEETKYYEYANNIRKEYSIFSDADYQTGRVQVLHHFIENIRLFHTDIFFDRYEMRSRHNVKLEIHSFLKGELI from the coding sequence ATGAAAATTCAAGAAGAATGCAAAAGCAGGTTTGAATCCTTAATCGCCAACTTCATTGACACAAATTCTTACTTCGCAAATTCTCTCTGGGAAGAAATTGAAACCAGGTATTCAGAACCCCAACGCACTTACCACAACCTAAACCATCTTTATCAAATGTTAGGGGAATATGATTTGGTATCTAAGGAGCTAAAAGATCCTGAGATCACACTTTTTGCGTTATATTATCATGATTTAATATATGATGTCACCTCCAAAACGAACGAAGATGAAAGTGCAAATATTGCCAAAGAAAGATTATCCGTATTAAAAATCGAAAACGAACGGATCAAAACTTGTATGGAACATATTTTGGCGACCAAATCACATAGATTAGGTGACAGGTGCCATCCAGATACATCTTATTTTTTAGATATCGATATATCGATTCTTGGAAGTGAAGAAACAAAATACTACGAATATGCAAATAACATTCGCAAGGAGTATTCGATATTTTCGGATGCAGACTATCAAACTGGACGTGTCCAAGTCCTGCATCATTTTATAGAAAACATTCGACTCTTTCATACGGATATCTTCTTTGATCGATATGAAATGAGAAGCCGCCACAATGTGAAATTAGAGATCCATAGCTTTCTAAAAGGTGAACTTATTTAA
- a CDS encoding phospholipase C/P1 nuclease family protein, translating to MKQFITTIVILTFTLPLFAWNNHAGITYLILKDHWKSKDSPKVKVESLKTFLAKEKSSIQDSLTISEEWALKRLPHLTPTSESLKFSNTTKEADLVVSFYKALRVNPNHKAALYIQSVPKRNGTKLPLNQLTTLNEKGKLVNETFLSLQEGQMIGADEVLISATDEPDYDLDLYLFEDSGSEVGKIYGFGNQPFGNPAVEFSSQAPFHMGFYYEPGIIFALAGFLKKTYPEYRIHQFTELSNLAFRTGHPYWGYRFAGWALHYIQDLTQPYHSSVLPRVSAAKQIGVQLVSFVGYQSPKENMIRFVSGRHTLIEEYQYYLIRNLIETKNWNHPVASSITGFSPNDRIEWQGMDVLRENVCKEAYNAGEPMDEQLEHLEIPKYETLYEPNHPIHNILGSLLHNTSKHTRAYLDALKTN from the coding sequence ATGAAACAGTTCATCACAACCATAGTCATTTTAACTTTTACACTTCCTCTATTTGCTTGGAACAACCATGCCGGTATTACCTATCTAATTTTAAAGGATCATTGGAAGAGCAAAGACTCTCCGAAAGTCAAAGTAGAATCTTTAAAAACCTTTTTGGCAAAAGAAAAATCATCCATCCAAGACAGTTTGACTATTTCTGAGGAATGGGCTCTGAAACGTCTCCCCCACCTAACACCAACTAGTGAAAGTTTGAAGTTTTCTAACACCACAAAAGAGGCAGACCTTGTAGTCAGTTTTTATAAAGCACTTCGGGTCAATCCAAACCATAAAGCAGCCTTGTACATCCAGTCAGTTCCCAAAAGAAATGGAACCAAACTTCCTTTGAACCAACTCACGACTCTCAATGAAAAAGGAAAATTGGTAAATGAAACCTTTTTATCCTTACAAGAAGGGCAAATGATCGGTGCAGATGAAGTTTTGATATCGGCAACAGATGAACCTGATTATGATTTAGATTTGTATTTATTTGAAGATAGTGGAAGTGAAGTGGGAAAAATTTATGGATTTGGAAACCAACCATTTGGAAATCCTGCAGTAGAATTTTCTTCACAAGCACCTTTCCACATGGGTTTTTATTATGAACCTGGTATCATCTTCGCCCTTGCAGGATTCTTAAAAAAAACCTACCCAGAATACCGAATCCACCAGTTTACAGAGCTTTCAAATTTAGCTTTCCGAACAGGCCATCCTTATTGGGGATATCGGTTTGCCGGTTGGGCCTTGCATTACATCCAAGACCTCACTCAACCGTACCACTCGTCTGTATTACCAAGAGTCAGTGCAGCAAAACAAATTGGCGTACAACTTGTATCCTTTGTAGGTTACCAATCGCCAAAAGAGAATATGATTCGGTTTGTGTCAGGAAGGCATACGTTAATCGAGGAATACCAATACTATTTGATTCGAAACTTAATTGAAACAAAAAATTGGAACCATCCCGTAGCAAGTTCCATCACTGGATTTTCACCAAATGATCGGATCGAATGGCAGGGGATGGATGTTTTGCGAGAAAATGTTTGTAAAGAAGCTTATAATGCCGGCGAACCTATGGATGAACAACTGGAACATTTAGAGATTCCCAAATATGAAACCTTATATGAACCAAACCATCCAATTCATAATATTCTTGGATCCCTACTACACAACACATCCAAACATACAAGAGCTTATTTGGATGCACTAAAAACTAACTAA
- a CDS encoding DUF2237 family protein: protein MEMDESLNVLGGPLAPCSTHPLTGFFRDGCCNTSDDDVGSHTVCVLATEEFLESQKQSGNDLITPWPQYAFPGVKPGERWCLCASRWLEAYRNGVPPKVFLESTHKRALEIIPLELLERFAADDFD, encoded by the coding sequence ATGGAAATGGATGAATCTCTGAATGTACTCGGCGGACCTTTGGCACCCTGCTCCACTCATCCTCTGACTGGTTTTTTTCGGGATGGATGTTGTAATACATCCGATGATGACGTTGGTTCTCATACGGTCTGTGTTCTGGCTACTGAGGAATTTTTAGAATCCCAAAAACAAAGTGGCAATGACCTAATCACACCTTGGCCACAATACGCCTTTCCTGGTGTGAAACCAGGAGAACGTTGGTGTCTTTGTGCCTCTAGGTGGTTAGAAGCCTACCGCAATGGAGTTCCTCCAAAGGTTTTTTTAGAATCTACCCACAAACGTGCGTTAGAAATTATTCCTTTAGAGTTACTCGAAAGATTTGCGGCTGACGATTTCGATTAG